ACGTACTCGACGACGTCGAGCGGTTCGGCGAGTCGGACGATCGGGTAGCCGACGAGCTGACCCGGTCCGTGCCAGGTGATCCGGCCGCCGCGGTCGACGTCGATGACGGGTGAGCCGTCGGTGGGTCGGTCGGCTTCCTCGGTGCGTTTGCCCGCCGTGTAGGTCGACGGATGTTCGAGCAGCAGCAGAACGTCGTGGTCGAGGGCGCCGTCGGCCCGCTCGCCCGCGAGCCGATGCTGCAACTCGTAGGCGGACGTGTAGTCGACGACGCCGAGTCGCCGGACCTCGATCGGCGCGGTGGAGGCGCGGATGGATCGATCACGCATTGACGTATCCCAGCGCGTCGTCGATCCCCGGATGGTCGAAGGTGAATCCGTTGTCGGTGAGCACACCAGGTGCAACGCGCTGACTGAACAGAATCATTTCCTCCGCCATCTCGCCGCCGACGGCTTTCGCCGCGAACGCCGGCACCTTCAGGATCGTCGGGCGGTGCATCGCCCGTCCCATGGCGTCGGCGAACTCGCCGAACGGCAGCGCCCCCGGCGACGACAGATTCACCGGTCCGCTGATCGAGGACTCGAGCAGGAACGCGATCGCGCGTACCTCGTCGGGCAGGCTGATCCAGGAGAAGTACTGCTTGCCGTCGCCGATCGCGCCGCCGAGTCCAAGCCAGAACACCGGCCGCAACCGCGACAGCAGGCCGCCCTTGCGTGACAACACCGGTGCGGTGCGCAGCAACACGACCCGGGTCCCGCCGGCACCGGCCGTGGCCGCACGCTCCCAGTCGGTCACCAGCCCGGCGAGGAAACCTTCTCCGGCGGAGTCGGTTTCGGTCGCAACATCGGACCCGGTGTTGCCGTAGTAGCCGGTCGCCGAGGCGCTGATGAACGTCGGCACCCCGGCGCGGGTCACAGCGTCGGCGAGCACTTCGGTCGGGGTGATCCGCGAGTCCCGCAGTTCCTGCTTGAACCGGCCGGTCCAACGTTGGTTGGCGACGCCGACCCCGCCGAGCGAGATCACCGCGTCGACGCCTTCCAGGCTCTCGTCCGGAACCCCGAATGTCTCGGGGTCCCAGCTGAACTCGTCATCGGAAAGCGCCTCGCGGCGAACCAGGCGGACCACGGAGTGGCCCGCGTCCCGCAAGGCGGAGACCACCGCGGAGCCGATCAGCCCCTGCGAGCCGGCGAC
This sequence is a window from Gordonia insulae. Protein-coding genes within it:
- a CDS encoding TIGR01777 family oxidoreductase; protein product: MRVAVAGSQGLIGSAVVSALRDAGHSVVRLVRREALSDDEFSWDPETFGVPDESLEGVDAVISLGGVGVANQRWTGRFKQELRDSRITPTEVLADAVTRAGVPTFISASATGYYGNTGSDVATETDSAGEGFLAGLVTDWERAATAGAGGTRVVLLRTAPVLSRKGGLLSRLRPVFWLGLGGAIGDGKQYFSWISLPDEVRAIAFLLESSISGPVNLSSPGALPFGEFADAMGRAMHRPTILKVPAFAAKAVGGEMAEEMILFSQRVAPGVLTDNGFTFDHPGIDDALGYVNA